One Paenibacillus sp. FSL W8-0186 genomic window carries:
- the fabG gene encoding 3-oxoacyl-ACP reductase FabG, with protein MNSYHGTDKSIGEMTVLITGASRGIGAQIALRFAAVGMNIVIHYRKSHEAANEVARKCLEVGANVCTVYADLGSREEIYRMKEKLESRGLKPDILVNNAGISHYALLSDVSEEQWDEVMNINLKSVFLCSQAFMPYMINQRFGRIINVSSVWGISGGACEAVYSAAKGGVNAFTKALAKELAPSGVTVNAVAPGAVKTDMMERFGAEEIRMLEEEIPAGRLASPEEIASLVYFLALPESGYITGQIISPNGGWLT; from the coding sequence ATGAACAGCTATCATGGGACAGATAAAAGCATTGGGGAAATGACGGTGCTGATTACGGGGGCGAGCCGTGGCATTGGTGCCCAGATCGCCCTTCGTTTTGCCGCGGTCGGAATGAATATTGTCATTCATTATAGGAAATCACATGAAGCCGCTAATGAAGTGGCCAGAAAGTGCCTGGAAGTCGGTGCAAATGTATGTACCGTTTATGCGGATCTTGGAAGCCGGGAAGAGATTTACCGGATGAAGGAGAAGCTGGAGAGCCGGGGCCTTAAGCCGGATATTCTGGTGAACAATGCGGGGATTTCCCACTACGCTCTGCTGTCGGATGTATCGGAAGAGCAGTGGGATGAAGTGATGAACATCAATTTGAAAAGCGTGTTTCTGTGCAGTCAGGCATTTATGCCCTACATGATTAACCAACGGTTTGGCCGCATTATCAACGTTTCCTCTGTCTGGGGAATTTCCGGGGGAGCTTGCGAAGCCGTATATTCGGCGGCTAAGGGAGGCGTAAACGCCTTTACGAAGGCTCTTGCTAAAGAGCTGGCACCTTCCGGCGTTACGGTCAATGCAGTAGCTCCAGGAGCCGTTAAAACGGACATGATGGAACGGTTCGGTGCAGAGGAGATCCGTATGCTGGAAGAGGAGATTCCTGCAGGAAGACTGGCTTCGCCCGAGGAAATCGCTTCGCTGGTGTATTTCCTTGCGCTGCCTGAATCCGGCTATATTACGGGACAGATCATTAGCCCCAATGGCGGCTGGCTGACCTGA
- a CDS encoding DNA translocase FtsK 4TM domain-containing protein: protein MARKKKKKKAALGSMLKYEIYGIILITLSIIALSGEAAVGRTLSKMSALVLGKFYFVIPLIGIFIGLSVMISRKWPSRWNTRRTGALLAVLSLVLMSTIFSMEKKLAPSVSLSAGNIMSQIHHDLQTALFGPTLEDTGFSLLGLDISGGYVGGLEFALLYSLFGIAGAKLIMIVMMAISFMLITGLSYVDLFRLMRKNVSGVGADFGRKLRMLRPVPVKREKRPAESPDRETRYEDETEEEEELPASPKQQNKPVFFQLFNFKPRPKQTGSSGDFSEELEGQFAEDEPLHTSGVNWNELDYAGSNASVPEGARFDPYTGEPILQRNDQADVGPIIRDFFDNIQHEGRSGESESEAEEQQSGESEVWPDALASIEDYSPPELNTAEADAVEMNAISHSDEESADTSGEGNQEEGDKPEEPAPSPKPAPKPYKLPPFRLLSKPAGSGKSGDQADYKQTARKLEATLESFGVRARVLEVVRGPAVTRYEIQPDIGVKVSRIVNLTDDIALALAAKDIRMEAPIPGKSAIGIEVPNNEVSLVTMREVMETPVFQDAESKLSIAFGRDISGQTIVGNLAKMPHLLVAGATGSGKSVCINGIITSILYKAKPDEVKFMMVDPKMVELNVYNGIPHLLAPVVTDPKRASLALKKIVVEMEKRYELFSKSGARNVEGYNLMMKDNPEAILPYIVVIVDELADLMMVAANDVEDAIARLAQMARAAGIHLIIATQRPSVDVITGVIKANIPSRIAFGVSSQVDSRTILDMAGAEKLLGRGDMLFMPMGASKPIRVQGAFMSDQEVEAIVGYVRDQGQAEYDESLVPEVDEEMQEMEEVVDELFDQAVQIILEAKQASVSLLQRRMRIGYTRAARLIDSMEARGIVGPYEGSKPREVLISLEQFKLGKVSS, encoded by the coding sequence GTAATTCCATTGATCGGGATTTTCATTGGGCTCAGCGTGATGATAAGCCGCAAATGGCCGTCCCGCTGGAATACCCGCCGCACTGGAGCGCTGCTTGCCGTGCTGTCGCTGGTTTTGATGAGCACGATTTTTTCCATGGAGAAGAAGCTTGCTCCATCGGTGTCATTATCGGCGGGAAATATTATGTCGCAAATTCATCATGATCTTCAAACCGCCTTGTTCGGTCCAACGCTTGAGGATACCGGGTTCAGCCTGCTCGGTCTCGATATCAGCGGAGGCTATGTCGGCGGGCTTGAATTTGCCCTGCTCTATTCTCTGTTCGGCATTGCAGGAGCGAAGCTGATCATGATCGTGATGATGGCGATCAGTTTCATGCTGATTACTGGTCTGTCTTATGTCGATTTATTCCGGTTGATGCGTAAAAATGTAAGCGGAGTGGGGGCCGATTTCGGCCGGAAGCTCAGAATGCTGCGTCCTGTTCCCGTTAAAAGAGAGAAGCGGCCAGCTGAATCTCCGGATCGGGAAACCCGGTATGAGGATGAAACGGAGGAAGAGGAGGAGCTTCCTGCGTCCCCTAAGCAACAGAACAAGCCGGTATTTTTTCAGCTGTTTAACTTTAAGCCCCGTCCGAAGCAGACAGGCAGCTCTGGGGATTTCAGCGAGGAGTTGGAGGGGCAATTCGCGGAGGACGAGCCGTTACATACTTCCGGAGTGAATTGGAATGAACTCGATTATGCAGGCAGCAATGCTTCCGTTCCTGAAGGAGCGAGATTCGATCCTTACACCGGTGAACCGATTCTGCAGCGGAACGACCAGGCAGATGTCGGTCCCATTATTCGCGATTTCTTCGACAATATACAGCATGAAGGACGCTCCGGCGAAAGTGAATCTGAAGCGGAGGAGCAGCAGTCTGGCGAATCGGAAGTCTGGCCGGATGCCTTAGCTTCCATAGAGGATTACAGCCCGCCGGAGCTGAACACAGCTGAGGCGGACGCCGTGGAAATGAATGCAATCTCCCATTCTGATGAGGAAAGTGCTGATACTTCTGGAGAGGGTAATCAAGAAGAAGGGGACAAGCCCGAAGAACCGGCACCTTCGCCGAAGCCGGCTCCCAAGCCGTATAAATTGCCGCCGTTCCGTCTGCTGTCCAAGCCGGCAGGCAGCGGCAAGTCCGGTGATCAGGCGGATTACAAGCAAACCGCTCGCAAACTGGAGGCGACACTGGAGAGCTTCGGGGTAAGGGCGCGCGTGCTGGAGGTTGTTCGCGGACCTGCCGTTACCCGGTATGAAATCCAACCGGACATCGGGGTCAAGGTGAGCCGGATCGTCAATTTGACGGACGATATCGCCTTGGCGCTTGCAGCGAAAGATATCCGCATGGAGGCCCCGATTCCCGGCAAATCGGCGATCGGCATCGAGGTGCCGAACAACGAGGTATCTCTCGTTACGATGCGGGAAGTGATGGAAACCCCGGTTTTCCAAGATGCTGAATCAAAATTGTCCATCGCCTTTGGGCGGGATATCTCGGGACAGACGATTGTAGGGAACCTGGCTAAAATGCCACACTTGCTCGTTGCCGGGGCAACAGGTTCTGGGAAATCGGTATGTATTAACGGTATCATTACCAGTATTCTATATAAAGCAAAGCCGGATGAAGTAAAGTTCATGATGGTCGATCCGAAAATGGTTGAGCTAAATGTCTACAACGGGATTCCTCATTTGCTAGCCCCGGTCGTCACCGATCCGAAGCGGGCGTCACTGGCCCTGAAGAAGATCGTAGTGGAAATGGAGAAACGCTATGAGTTGTTCTCCAAATCGGGCGCCCGCAATGTAGAAGGCTACAATCTGATGATGAAGGACAATCCGGAGGCCATTCTCCCGTACATTGTCGTGATCGTCGATGAGCTTGCCGATTTGATGATGGTCGCGGCGAACGATGTAGAGGATGCAATCGCCCGCCTGGCGCAAATGGCCCGGGCTGCGGGCATCCATCTTATTATCGCCACGCAGCGTCCGTCGGTGGATGTAATCACCGGCGTAATCAAAGCCAATATTCCATCCCGAATCGCGTTTGGCGTATCCTCCCAGGTAGATTCCCGAACCATTCTGGATATGGCAGGGGCGGAGAAACTGCTCGGCAGAGGCGATATGCTGTTTATGCCGATGGGAGCCTCGAAACCGATCCGCGTGCAGGGCGCCTTCATGAGTGATCAGGAGGTCGAAGCGATTGTAGGTTACGTCCGCGATCAAGGGCAGGCTGAATATGACGAGAGCCTCGTCCCCGAGGTGGATGAAGAAATGCAGGAAATGGAAGAGGTCGTGGACGAATTGTTCGATCAGGCCGTACAGATCATCCTCGAAGCGAAGCAGGCCTCGGTTTCACTGCTGCAAAGGCGGATGCGCATCGGCTATACCCGTGCGGCGAGATTGATTGATTCGATGGAAGCGCGCGGCATCGTTGGTCCGTATGAAGGAAGCAAACCTAGGGAAGTACTGATCTCTTTGGAGCAGTTCAAGCTCGGGAAAGTATCTTCGTAA
- the sleB gene encoding spore cortex-lytic enzyme, with product MKKSRIWFATGLVLLLCGALFGAYRLWHSTPAMAERSEEPKSSLPVFSEQVIQYGAFGTDVYELQGRLGFLGFYHGKLDSYFGPKTLESLKWFQSEFGMPVDGLAGPKTKLKLYNATKEWKPGMEYATGETEANKGVESAPEQAEGNTSADLSSGNAMGLSANDLKIMANAVYGEARGEPFEGQVAVAAVILNRVKSPSFPNTVSGVIFEPLAFTAVADGQIWLEPNESAKKAVQQALNGWDPTGGCLYYFNPETATSKWIWTRPQVKTIGKHIFCM from the coding sequence ATGAAAAAATCGAGAATATGGTTTGCTACCGGTTTAGTGCTGCTTTTGTGCGGGGCATTGTTCGGAGCTTATCGGCTTTGGCATAGTACGCCCGCTATGGCGGAAAGAAGCGAGGAGCCGAAATCTTCCCTTCCCGTATTCAGCGAACAGGTGATCCAGTATGGCGCCTTTGGAACAGATGTCTATGAGCTTCAAGGCCGGCTGGGTTTTCTAGGATTTTATCATGGCAAGCTCGATAGTTATTTTGGTCCTAAGACACTGGAATCCCTCAAATGGTTCCAGTCGGAGTTTGGCATGCCGGTTGACGGTCTGGCCGGACCGAAAACGAAGCTGAAGCTTTACAATGCCACGAAAGAATGGAAGCCGGGCATGGAGTATGCGACTGGCGAGACCGAAGCAAATAAAGGGGTAGAGAGTGCGCCCGAGCAGGCTGAAGGCAATACGTCGGCAGATTTATCTTCCGGTAACGCAATGGGACTGTCGGCCAATGACCTGAAAATCATGGCTAATGCGGTATACGGCGAAGCCCGCGGGGAACCTTTTGAGGGACAAGTCGCCGTGGCAGCAGTAATTCTGAACCGCGTGAAGTCGCCGAGCTTCCCCAATACGGTATCGGGCGTCATTTTCGAGCCGCTCGCCTTTACCGCGGTCGCTGATGGCCAAATCTGGCTTGAACCGAACGAGAGTGCAAAAAAAGCGGTACAGCAGGCACTGAATGGCTGGGATCCGACCGGCGGCTGCCTATATTACTTCAACCCGGAGACAGCAACCTCGAAATGGATCTGGACCCGTCCTCAGGTTAAAACGATCGGTAAGCATATTTTCTGTATGTAA
- a CDS encoding pitrilysin family protein, translated as MNKTVFERGKAGNIRIHVLSTTRFKTFAVSLYAGIPLHEDTVTTTALTPFVLRRGTASYPETIQFREQLEHLYGAGFGFDVYKRGNYQIVQFRMDTINDEFVSSDDSLLRKTFSFLGEAVTKPITENGAFRESYVSSERETVRKKLEAIINDKIRYAAERCMEEMFQNDPYRLHPLGQRKDLDQITAKSLYAAFQQWLQQANLDLYVVGDTTLAEVQELVELHFNWGRSAIPEYVPAQSHWTGDDVRVVEEVLDVNQGKLNMGLSIPVTYGDDRYAAALVYNGILGSYPHSKLFINVREKESLAYYAASRFDGHKGIVSIQSGIEIANYNKALEIIKAQLASLREGQISELEMSQTKAMIRNSLLEMQDSAFDLIAYDFNRVLSSRERPAEELLRQIEAITPEDVVSVANSVKLDTIYFLTGKKGV; from the coding sequence TTGAATAAAACTGTATTTGAGCGGGGTAAAGCCGGCAACATTAGAATTCACGTTCTGTCGACGACCAGATTCAAAACATTTGCGGTATCGCTCTATGCGGGAATTCCGCTGCATGAGGATACAGTAACGACTACAGCGTTGACTCCGTTTGTGCTGCGGCGGGGCACGGCATCGTACCCGGAAACTATTCAATTTCGCGAGCAGCTTGAGCATTTGTACGGCGCCGGATTTGGCTTCGATGTATACAAGCGGGGGAATTATCAAATCGTTCAGTTCCGCATGGATACCATTAATGATGAATTTGTATCCAGCGATGACTCCTTGCTGCGCAAAACCTTCTCTTTCCTTGGGGAGGCTGTAACGAAACCTATTACGGAGAACGGCGCATTCCGGGAATCCTATGTGAGCTCGGAGCGGGAGACGGTTCGCAAGAAGCTGGAGGCGATCATTAACGATAAAATACGTTATGCCGCTGAGCGCTGTATGGAGGAAATGTTCCAGAACGATCCTTATCGCCTGCATCCGCTCGGTCAGCGTAAAGACTTGGACCAAATCACAGCAAAGTCGCTGTATGCGGCATTTCAGCAATGGCTGCAGCAAGCGAACCTTGATCTATACGTTGTTGGCGATACGACCCTTGCCGAGGTGCAGGAGCTTGTAGAACTGCATTTCAACTGGGGACGTTCGGCCATTCCGGAATACGTTCCCGCACAGAGCCATTGGACCGGTGACGATGTTCGCGTCGTGGAAGAAGTGCTTGACGTGAATCAAGGCAAGCTCAATATGGGTCTGAGCATCCCGGTTACTTATGGCGACGATCGCTATGCGGCAGCTTTGGTGTATAACGGAATTTTAGGCAGCTATCCGCATTCCAAGCTGTTCATTAATGTCCGCGAGAAGGAAAGCTTGGCTTATTACGCGGCATCAAGATTCGATGGGCATAAAGGCATCGTCTCGATTCAATCTGGTATCGAAATCGCGAATTACAATAAAGCGTTAGAAATTATTAAAGCACAGCTGGCAAGCCTGCGCGAAGGGCAGATCAGCGAGCTTGAAATGTCGCAGACGAAGGCGATGATTCGCAATAGCCTGCTGGAAATGCAGGATTCCGCATTTGATTTGATTGCATATGATTTTAACCGGGTGTTGTCCAGCCGGGAGCGGCCGGCGGAGGAGCTCCTCCGGCAGATCGAAGCGATTACGCCCGAGGATGTCGTTAGCGTAGCGAATTCGGTCAAGCTCGACACGATTTACTTTTTGACAGGGAAGAAGGGGGTGTAG
- a CDS encoding pitrilysin family protein: MEVITHERLKETVYRETMDNGLQVYVLPKPGFQKTYATFSTKYGSIDNHFRVEGEAETKVPDGIAHFLEHKMFEEPEGDIFAKFASLGASANAFTSFEQTVYLFSATENVMENIETLVNFVQNPYFTDQNVEKEKGIIGQEIGMYQDNPDWRVYFGLIEAMYAVHPVHIDIAGTVESIGTITKETLYKCYDAFYHPSNMLLFVVGGVDPEEVFSLVRSNQAKKSYSPQGEIQRLFDPEPNEVHEKRKVIKLPVSLPKCLFGFKETNIGIKGEALLRRDLALKLALDLLIGSSTKLYQKLYDMDLISDSFGHEFNSNPNYAFSAIGGDTKDPDRLLEIFTEEAKSILASGFQSDDFERARKKKIGGYLRMLNSPENIAHEFTRYRFRGGDLFSVLPIYESLTLEEVNNRLREHMDWNQLAVSLVVSP, translated from the coding sequence ATGGAAGTCATCACGCATGAACGACTAAAAGAGACGGTGTACCGGGAGACGATGGACAATGGTTTGCAGGTGTATGTGCTTCCGAAGCCGGGATTCCAGAAAACGTATGCCACCTTCTCTACCAAGTATGGCTCGATTGATAATCATTTCCGCGTGGAAGGAGAAGCCGAGACGAAGGTGCCCGACGGAATCGCCCATTTCCTGGAGCATAAGATGTTCGAGGAGCCAGAAGGCGATATTTTTGCCAAATTCGCTTCTTTAGGCGCCTCTGCGAACGCCTTTACCAGCTTTGAGCAGACCGTATATTTGTTCTCTGCGACCGAGAACGTCATGGAGAATATTGAGACGCTCGTCAATTTTGTGCAAAATCCTTATTTCACGGACCAGAACGTGGAGAAGGAGAAGGGCATCATCGGCCAGGAAATCGGCATGTACCAGGACAATCCGGATTGGCGCGTATATTTTGGTTTGATCGAGGCTATGTACGCCGTACATCCCGTGCATATCGATATTGCCGGGACGGTGGAGTCCATCGGCACGATTACCAAAGAGACGCTTTATAAGTGCTATGACGCTTTTTACCATCCAAGCAATATGCTTCTGTTCGTAGTGGGCGGTGTCGATCCGGAGGAAGTGTTCTCGCTGGTACGGAGCAACCAGGCTAAGAAGAGCTATTCGCCGCAAGGAGAAATTCAACGGTTGTTCGATCCGGAACCGAACGAAGTTCACGAGAAGCGCAAGGTGATCAAACTTCCGGTTTCACTACCGAAATGCCTTTTTGGGTTTAAAGAGACGAATATTGGAATTAAGGGCGAAGCTCTGCTTCGCCGGGATCTTGCGCTTAAGCTGGCCTTGGATCTGCTAATCGGTTCCAGCACGAAGCTGTACCAGAAGCTGTATGACATGGATCTGATTTCGGATAGCTTTGGCCACGAATTCAACAGCAACCCGAATTATGCTTTCTCCGCGATTGGCGGAGACACAAAGGACCCGGACCGTCTGCTGGAGATCTTTACGGAGGAAGCGAAGTCGATACTCGCCTCGGGGTTCCAGAGCGACGATTTTGAGCGCGCACGCAAGAAAAAAATCGGCGGTTATTTGCGGATGCTGAACTCCCCCGAAAATATCGCCCACGAGTTTACACGTTACCGCTTCCGGGGCGGAGATCTGTTCTCCGTATTGCCGATATATGAATCTTTGACCTTGGAAGAGGTGAATAACCGGCTGCGCGAGCATATGGACTGGAACCAACTGGCCGTATCGCTTGTCGTTAGTCCATAA
- a CDS encoding DUF3243 domain-containing protein, translating to MSTVLKNFDTWKQFLGERVKHAERSGLSEETISHLAYEIGSFLDEKVDPQNASNRALKELWDVGNEEERKTIARLMVKLAKENA from the coding sequence ATGTCAACAGTACTCAAAAATTTCGATACCTGGAAACAATTTTTGGGTGAACGCGTCAAACATGCGGAAAGATCGGGCCTCAGCGAGGAAACGATCTCTCACCTTGCCTACGAGATCGGCAGCTTCCTGGATGAAAAGGTCGATCCGCAAAACGCTTCTAACCGGGCCCTGAAAGAGCTGTGGGATGTCGGAAATGAAGAAGAGCGTAAGACCATTGCCCGGCTGATGGTGAAATTGGCTAAGGAAAACGCATAG